From the genome of Sporomusa sphaeroides DSM 2875:
GGCACCGGTATACCAGCCACCACCTAACGTAATGACTTTATCCTCGCCATCCAGCCTAAAGGTCAGGGTATCATTATAGCCGGTAACAATCTGTACGCCATTGGTCAGCCGGGTTGTTCCGCTTACCGTTGCACGCCCGGAAGCTATCGGGGTGGAATTTCCCTCCTCCAGCTTGTAGGAACCCTGCGAAACACTTACCGACCCTGCCCCACCCATGAGAGCGTAAGCCGCGCCGCCCGACACAGTACCGATCGAACCTGCCCCGGCACCAGTATACGCCAATTGCAAAACACTGCCGGAAAGGTTAGCCTGAGCGGTAATACCCTTAGTCGTAAACACTTCATTTAATTGGTCGATAATTCCATCTTGTGTATATGTACCGGCAGCCAAGGTTACCTCATAACCAGTACCGCCTACATTAAAGCGCAAAACATCATTGCGCCCTGCCTCAATGGTGACTCCCCCTGATAGTGACTTATTGCCATTGAAGGCAGCAGCATAGCCGTTCGAACCAACATATCTTGATTCCGTATAAGTAGTAGAGTTTAGTTGATCCAATATAACCGTCCGCGCCGTTCCGCCTAAATCAGTAAGCGTGTATTTCGCACCACGCTTATTATGCGAAATCAGCAGGCGGCCGCCAGCATCAAGCTTAGCGGTAACGTCAACATGGTCTGCCACAAAAGAGTCATTCAACGTATCTACAATTGCCTGTGCTGTATAAGTACCTTCGCAAAGTCAACCAAAACATCCTGATAACCCGCGTCACCACCCACGCGGAACGTAAGTTTGGTATGCAAGCTGTCAATAACAACCCCGTCGGTTAACACCTCATACCCTTGAATATCCGCACCGAAAATAGAACCTGGCTTGCTATTATCATAAATAATGGACGTCCAGGCCTGCGGCGCATTAATCTCGATCATGTTGCCGCCCAGGCTGTCCAATACTTTAGTTGGCGAATAATAGACCAGGCTGTCTCCCTCAAAGTCAACTGTTATATCTGTGCCGGCATCGGCAAACAGCTTATTTAACGTTTCCACCAATTCGTCCGCCGTGTAAGCAACCGCCTTTGGCGGCAGATAAATGGAATGTTCAACACCATCCAGCCGGAACGTCAATGTGTCATTTTGACTGGCCGATACCCGTAAACCATATTCGCGTATTATCGTATCCCCCGGCAAAATACCGGGAATTGGTGTTTTTATCTCCCTGATATCCTGCGCAAAAATTTTGATGGTATTAAATTCGGCAGAACGAAACAACTTGTGCAAATGGTCTTGCATTTGTATAACTTCAGCCTGGATGGCCTCACGGTCGCCCTTAGTGAGTGTATCATTAGCTGCCTGTATCGCAAGCTGCCGCAACCGCTCAAGCGGCGGAGTGTGAATACTGCCAAGAGAACCATTCACCGTATCCATATAGTTAATGGCATCCTGAATATTTCTGGCCGCCTGTGAAAGTCCCCCGAATTTGCGCTCGCATCTTTTCACTAATACTAAGTCCGGCCGCATCGTCAGCCGCCTTACGAATTCTTAAACCAGAAGATAATTTTTCCAATAAATTACTTCTTTTTCGTTCATTCTTACTTAATTCCCTGAAAGCGTTGAGGCCAGAGATATTCGTACGAATTATCATAGATAAAACCTCCGTGAAAAAACGATACCTACCTTATTATCGTTTTTTCACTTGACAATAATTAACTGGATTTTGGCAAATTAATCCTCATTTGCAGCGTTTTCCTCATTTTATAGGACTTTAGCACTATATTTATACTTCGTATGCAATATTAATTATTTCTGAATGTAGCTAAAGGTCAAGTTTGACTTTTAAAAAATTGACTTATCTCGGAATAACCATGGAGCCATATCTAAGTCAAATCTAGAATTAAGTCAAACCTGACCCTAACACAAATGTTTTATACTAACTCCCAACTTACCGCAGTACCTCTTTTAACATCTTTCTTCACCGTTTTATCCAACAACTCATTATAATACTTTGGGCTCAGCCCCAGGCCTGGCCTAATCGACCTCATATTTTTCTCTGTTATTACATCGCCAGCTTTCATATCCTCCACGATATACAAGCTTCTTCTAAATTGGAAAGATTTTTTTTCTTGTTCGCCAACCTCATAGCTAATATGTCCTAATGCCTGCCACGCATTTCTCGTTTCCTGTACCAACTGTGCCATTTCTGCCGGCTCCATGGAAAAGGCGGAGTCTACGCCACCATCGGCACGCGAAGTTGTAAAATGTTTTTCAATTACACTTGCACCAAGCGCTACACTGGCGACAGCCACTCCTATCCCTAACGTATGGTCAGATAATCCAACTTCACAATTAAATAACTGCTTCATATGCGGAATTGTGATCAGATTGGTTCCTTCCGGTGTAGACGGGTAACTGCTTGTACATTTTAATAACACTAAATCCTTACAGCCATTCTCTCTTGCCGTTTTAACAAGATCATCTAATTCTGCAACAGTAGTCATTCCTGTAGAAACAATCATCGGCTTACCTGTCCGCGCAACCCTCTTTATCAATGGCAAATCTATATTTTCAAAAGAAGCAATCTTATAGCACGGAACATCTAAGCTTTCTAGGAACTCCACAGCGGTTGCATCAAACGGCGTACTAAATCCCATAATACCTAACTCTTTACAGCGTTTGAAGATCGGTTCATGCCATTCCCACGGTGTATAGGCTTTTTGATACAGCTTATATAAAGAAGTTCCTTGCCATAGGCTGTTTTTATCGGCAATGAAAAATTCTCTGTCATCAATATTCAGTGTCATTGTATCTGCCGTATAGGTTTGCAGCTTAATTGCATCCACCCCAGCCTTTGCCGCCAGTTCAACGATCTCCAAGGCTCTGTCGAGGGATTGATTATGATTGCCC
Proteins encoded in this window:
- the pseI gene encoding pseudaminic acid synthase, which produces MNTAFHIDKNRPPFIIAEMSGNHNQSLDRALEIVELAAKAGVDAIKLQTYTADTMTLNIDDREFFIADKNSLWQGTSLYKLYQKAYTPWEWHEPIFKRCKELGIMGFSTPFDATAVEFLESLDVPCYKIASFENIDLPLIKRVARTGKPMIVSTGMTTVAELDDLVKTARENGCKDLVLLKCTSSYPSTPEGTNLITIPHMKQLFNCEVGLSDHTLGIGVAVASVALGASVIEKHFTTSRADGGVDSAFSMEPAEMAQLVQETRNAWQALGHISYEVGEQEKKSFQFRRSLYIVEDMKAGDVITEKNMRSIRPGLGLSPKYYNELLDKTVKKDVKRGTAVSWELV
- a CDS encoding flagellin encodes the protein MIIRTNISGLNAFRELSKNERKRSNLLEKLSSGLRIRKAADDAAGLSISEKMRAQIRGTFTGGQKYSGCH
- a CDS encoding flagellin; amino-acid sequence: MRPDLVLVKRCERKFGGLSQAARNIQDAINYMDTVNGSLGSIHTPPLERLRQLAIQAANDTLTKGDREAIQAEVIQMQDHLHKLFRSAEFNTIKIFAQDIREIKTPIPGILPGDTIIREYGLRVSASQNDTLTFRLDGVEHSIYLPPKAVAYTADELVETLNKLFADAGTDITVDFEGDSLVYYSPTKVLDSLGGNMIEINAPQAWTSIIYDNSKPGSIFGADIQGYEVLTDGVVIDSLHTKLTFRVGGDAGYQDVLVDFAKVLIQHRQL